The following proteins are co-located in the Ictalurus punctatus breed USDA103 chromosome 14, Coco_2.0, whole genome shotgun sequence genome:
- the si:ch211-284k5.2 gene encoding sperm axonemal maintenance protein CFAP97D1, translating to MHKAYQPLKLAANKYLQNKWDQEHYEEHRKKVREAKPIIDTKGIRTPTHIQVKLKKAQVQEERQAIIHRDNQLLASKLADIQHSKGRIDHRNFYPVRSLNSERRRAELLQVTHENRTIYERITAQESEYRRELWEENWAKTEQRRDGITCYPRGVADKQKVKKSVKFLGGAPGRTLSSSSRTEDGETTDEDLQHQ from the exons ATGCATAAAGCATACCAGCCACTCAAACTTGCTGCTAATAAATATCTGCAGAACAAATGGGACCAGGAGCACTATGAAGAGCATCGAAAGAAG GTGAGGGAAGCCAAACCCATAATAGACACCAAAGGGATCCGAACGCCAACCCACATTCAAGTAAAGCTAAAGAAAGCACAG GTTCAAGAGGAGCGGCAAGCCATCATCCACAGAGATAACCAACTGCTAGCGTCTAAACTAGCTGATATTCAGCATTCTAAAGGGCGCATAGACCACAGGAACTTCTATCCAGTACGTAG TCTGAACTCTGAGAGGAGGAGGGCCGAGCTACTGCAGGTGACTCATGAGAATCGGACCATCTATGAGCGGATTACAGCACAGGAATCTGAATACAGACGGGAACTGTGGGAGGAGAACTGGGCAAAAACCGAGCAAAGGCGAGATGGTATTACGTGCTATCCACGGGGAGTGGCTGATAAGCAG AAGGTGAAGAAAAGTGTCAAGTTTTTGGGAGGAGCACCAGGCCGGACGCTGAGCTCATCCAGTAGAACAGAAGATGGCGAAACCACAGACGAAGATCTCCAACATCAGTGA